From Roseateles sp. SL47:
GTGTAGCCGCAGGCCGACCGTCTCGGCCAGACCCTCCTGCCACCACCGCAGGGCCTCTGTGGCGCTCCAGTCCATCACCGGGGAGATCACCAGCAGCAGCATCAGGAGCGCCAGCAGCGTCTTGACCGCCATCGCCGAGGAATAGACGTCAAAGCCCTGCACGGCGGTGCTCACAACGGCCAGCCCGAGCTCGACCAGCAGCAGCAGGGCCAGCACGGGGCCGGCCAGCACCAGCGCCTGGGTGACCATGCCGGCGAGCGCGGACAGGATGCTGTGCTGGTAGGACGACAGATCGGGGAGCAGGGCCAGCACCGGCCAGTGCTCATGGCTGTCGGTCAGGACGGTGAAGACGGTCTGAAACAGGCCCCATTGCACCAGCAGCGCGGCCAGCCCGCGTTCGGCCAGTTCACCGATCAGGGTGGCATCGGCCTGCAAGGACGGGTTGACCTGCTGGGCGGCATTGGCGCCGCGCTGGTTGTCGATCAGGGTGCCCATGCCGCGCACGGCCCAGAAGGGCAAGGCGGCCAGCATGCCCAGCAGAGTGCCCAGCATCGCCTCCTTCATCACCAGGACGAGGTAGAGCGCCGGGGTGGGGGCCGCCGCCACCAGCGGCGACCACAGGCTGGCCGCGACCGGCAGGCTCAGCCCCAGCGCCAATGCACCCCGGAGCACGACGCTTGTGTGCTGCCTGGAGAGGAAGGGTAGGAACATCAGCATGCCCAGCGTCCGGGCCATGGACAGGATCACGGCCTGCAACACCACCAGGAGGTCGGGCAAGGTCAGGGTCACGGGCGGCTCCTGGGAGGAAGGAAACGGCGTGGTGAACGTCAGCCGACCAGCTCGGACGCAGCCGGGAGGGGCTGGGTCAGAAAAGCCGGGCTGTTCGGTGTCGGGATTCCGGTCGGGCCGGCGGAGGGCGCTTCGGTACGAGCAGCCGCGCGGGCCTCCAGGCGCTTGTAGCGCCGGTCCAGCCGGGTCATGTAGGCCTGCCAGGCAGGATCGTCGGCGCGCACGCCCCAGATTTCCAGATCGTTGCGGTCATCCCCATAACGCACGACATCGGGCAGGACTGCCCAGCGTTGCATCCGGCAGCCTCGCACCAGCGACAGGCTGCGGCGGTTGCCACCAAGAATCCAGCAGGTCAGGGTGTCGAAGCCATGAATGAGAATTTGCGGATGCACCCGGCGGGCCATCTGCATGGCGACGCCTGTGCCATGCCAGGCCTGGGCCACATAAAGCCACAGGTCGCCCACCGTGCCGCAGGCACCACCGCCCCAGGCAATCCGGCGCAGATAGGCCCAGCCGACGATCTCGTCTCCATGGGCCAGCACCCACAGGGGCCATCGGTTGGCGCGGCTCTCCTTGAGCACCTGATCAACGCCGGCTTCCGAGGCGTCGACCAGCGCAGGGCTGTGGCCGCCGCCTCGGACGGATTCGTTGTAGATGCGGGTGAGGGCGGGGACATCGCTGGGGCGCGCCAGGCGCCAGTCAAGCGGGGGCAGTGCGGGTTTCATGAGCAAGTGAAGGTTGTTGATATGCAGCAGCACGCCAGATGCGCCAGGCCTGGCGCTGCAGCGCTGCGGAATAGGGCGTGGGGGGTAACGGGGCCAGCGTGAAACACTGGGGGTCGAAGCGCAGACGCAGCCGCGCCCAGGCGCCCGGGACCGCATCCTCGATCAGCCGTGCCATGAGGGGCAGCGCCCAGCGTTGCAGTTCCAGCGCACTGCCGCCCGGGGGCGGGGCGTGGTCCTCGGCCACGGTCAGCGGGCGGGCCCGCGCCTGGCGCAATGCATCGCGCCAGGCGTCGGCGTCACCGGCGGAGTGTGTCTCGTGGGAGAACAGCCGCGCCAGGCCTTGGCGTGAAGAAGTCAGACAGTGGCTGGCATAACCGACGCGCCCAAGGGCGGTGGCCGCCGCCACGAGGTCGTCAGGCGCGAGCGGCAAGTCGGGCAGGGCCACGTCTACGGCGGAAGGAAAGGGCCGGGGGGCCGGCAGCGCCACGTCAATGCCGAACTGCTGGCAGAACCAGCGGTGGCCCAGACGGGCACCCGTGACGGCACGAGAGAACAGGGACAACAGGTCCAACGATCCGTGCGGTGGATGGTCGGGAGCGCCACCCGGAGCAGCACCTCTCGAGCCGCTGGCCGGCTGCGGCACCGAGCCGGATGTGGACTTGTTCTGACCGGTGTCCGCTGGGGAGCCGGAGGGAGTGGCTGAGTGGGTGGCTGAGTGGGCGGCTGAGTGGGCGGCTAAAGAAGGACCTGAGGAGGTATCCGAAGCAAGGCGCCACCAGCCAGGATGGGTATGTCGCCAGGGTTCATGCCAGAGCGTCCACCAGGCGTCGAGGCTGGCGGCGTCCAGGGGCTGGGGCGGCTGCATCTCAGGACTCCTGGGTGGGCCGGGGCATGGCGGCCCGCAAGGTCGCACGTCGATGCCACCACAACCAGCCCGAAGGCGCTCCCACACCGATGATCACAGCGGCGATGCCGATCAGCCATCCCTGCCACGAGCCGGAGGCTCGGGACGGCATGGCGTTGGCGCCAACGGTGGTGGAAGCCGCTGTTGACGTTGTGGCCGACGTGGATGTGGAAGGCGCGACCGAGGACAGGCCTGCGGCCGCCCGTGCCGCTTCGGCGCGGGCCGCACGCGTCTGGTCGCGCACCGCAAGCGCTTCGGAGGGGACAAACACCACCGCGATTTTTTCAGGGGTGTCGGCCAGGCCTGGAATGCTGGCCAACACCAGCTTTCGCACACGAGCCTCATAAGCCGTTGTGTCCCAGCCGGGCACATGCTTGATCAGCACTGAACAGGAACTGGGCAGCACCGGTTCGCCGGGCACCACTCGTTCCGGCAGCACCGGATGCACCCGCGCCAGCACCACCCCATCAATCTGGGATAGCGTGCTTTCCAGTTCCTGCGACAGCGCATAGAGAAAACGCGCACGCTCTTCGGTCGGCGTGGAAATCATGCCATCCTTCTTGAAGATGTCGCCCATCCGGGCGAAGGAGCTGTTGGGCAGGCCGACGGCATGCAGCAGCGCCACCGAACGGCTGAAGTCGGAACTCGGCACCGTGACCGAAAACAGCTGCTTGCCCTGGGCTGTTTTCTGAGCGTGGATGCCGTGGTCGCTTAATGCTGCGGTGATGTCATTCGCATCGCGTTCGCTCAGGCCGCCATACAGCTCCGCGCCGGATTCGCAGGCGGCCAGGGCCAGCGTCAGCACGGAGGCCAACAGCAGTGCGGGCCAGCGGTGGGACGTGAGGGGTTTCACTGCATCTTGACGATCTGGTCGATGCCACTCGTCGTTTTGGTCAGTACGGTGGCCATCACGTCCTGCCGCGCATTGGCGTCCTGCAGGCGGCCCAACACGGCCGGGATCTGGCTGGTGTCGCCGGAACTGACGACGCGGCGCATCTGGTTGGCGATGGATGCGCGTTCAGCCGCCATGTCCCGGGCAATGCCGGACACATCTGCCATGGCCTGGGAGAACGACTGCGCCCCGCCGCCGCCTGCGGAGGCGATGCGGTCCTGGGCGCTGGCGGCAAACGCCAGGCGAGCGGGGAAGTCCAGCGGATTCATGCGCTCAGCCCCAGTGCATAACGCACGTCGATGAGTGTCACTTCCTTGGCGGTATCCACCAGGCTTTGCATGAAGGGGCTGGTGATCGGGACGTGATCAAACCCGGCATCGATGGCCTTCGAGATTTCGTCGCCTTGCGCCACGCCATTGGCCATGCAGGATTTGTAGAGGGACATGGCACGTGCCATCACCGCCACGTCGTCCGGAGAGGCATCGGGGGAGGCGAGCGCCTGCACCGCCGCATCGGGCTCCAGGTCGCCGACACCTTCTTCCTGGGCGCGGCGCAACACGGCCGGCAGGTCGGCCTCTTGGGGAATGCTTTCCTGGGCAATGCGCATGACCTGCACCAGGCGGCCGATGGCCAGGTCCAGGGTGAGCCGTTCGGAATCCTGGGCTATGCAGTTCTGCTCGACGAAGTCAAGCCAGGTCGGCGCGGACACGGGTGCAGAGAAGGTCTCCGGGTGGCGGTCCATCATGGCGGCAATGCAGAGCCGCTTTTGCGCGCCAGGGTCGTCCGCCGCAGGGGTGCCCTCCTGCATGGGGAAGGGCTGCTCGGAGGTCGGCAGCGTGCGTTCAAGCTCGGTCAAAGTCATGGGAGGCTCCTGTGAACAGGGGCAGCGGGAACGCCGCTGGGGCGTTCCCGAGCAGGTTTAATAGAAGCGCGGGTACTGCGAGCCGAAACCGAAGCCGTAGCCGGGGTTGCCCATCATGTTGCCCATCAGGCCGAAGGCCATGGCGCCGCCCATGCTGGCCATCAGGCCTGACATCAGGCCGCTGCCGAAGCCTTGGGCGGACATGCTGCCGTGCATCGGGTTCATGGAGTGGTTGTCCAGGTGGTAGTGGACTTGGGTGGTGCTTCCAGACATGTTGTTTCCTGTTTAGAAATGAAGTGAAAAGGGGCGAGCCCTGTGTGAATCAGTTGCCCAGGTTGATCTTGCTGACGAGGCCGGCGTAGAAGCCGTTCTGCTCGACCTTCATGGAGGTCTTCTTGTTGTCCGCATCCATGTTCATTTTCTGGATGGCGGTCTGGGTGTTTTCGCGGCTGGTCGCCGCCGAAGCCACGTCCATTTGCTGCTGATTGATCGCGTTCTGGAAGTTGGACAGCTGTCCGCCGCCGCCGAATGCGCCTGTGATGCCTCCTGCCATAAGAGGAGCTCCTTGAAGTTGATGATTGGGGGTCAGTGCCAAGGGCGCGCGCCCTGCTGCCGGTCAGTGCCATGCGTTTCGTGGCAAGTTCGATGAATTCGGGCAGACCCGAGGAGAGCGGGCGTCTGATCCAGGGATAATCCGCGCGCTTTTTCCCCTCCCCAGTTAGTTCCCAAGGCCGACGCCATGCTTTTGACCCTGGTCATCCTTTACCTGCTTGTCACCATCGCCATCGGCCTGTGGGCCGCCAAGCGGGTGAAGAACACGGCCGATTTCGCGATCGCGGGGCGTCATCTGCCGCTGGTGATGATCATTACCACCACCTTCGCGACCTGGTTCGGCTCGGAAACGGTGCTGGGCATCCCCGCGAAATTTGTCCAGACCGGACTGAACGGCGTGGTGGAAGACCCCTTCGGGGCTGGCTCCTGCCTGATCCTGGTGGGGCTGTTTTTTGCCGCCAAGCTCTACCGCATGACCTTGCTGACCATCAGTGACTACTACCGCGAGCGTTACGGCCGCGTGGTGGAGGTGATCTGCAGCTTCATCATCATCCTGTCCTACCTGGGCTGGGTGTCCGCCCAGGTCACGGCCCTGGGCCTGGTGTTCAATCTGCTGTCCGGTGGTGCCATTTCCATCCCGGTCGGCATGGCCATCGGGACCGCGTCCATCCTGGCCTACACCCTGTTCGGGGGCATGTGGTCAGTGGCGGTGACCGACTTCATCCAGATGATCATCCTGGTGGTGGGCCTGTCCATCATTGCCTGGTTTGCGGCGGACAAGGCCGGTGGCGCTGACAAAGTGATCGCGCTGGCCACCAGCCAGGACATGTTCAAGTTCCTGCCGGAACCCAAGTTTCACGATGTGGTGTTCTTCATCGGTGCGGCCATCACCATGATGCTGGGTTCGATTCCGCAACAGGACGTCTTCCAGCGGGTGATGTCGGCCAAGGACGAGCATGCGGCCACCCGCGGACCGGTGATCGGGGGTATCTGCTACATCCTGTTCGCCTTCGTGCCGATGTTCATCGTGGTCAGCGCCTTGATCATCATGCCGGAGGAAGCCAAGCAGCTGATTGCCGAGGATCCGCAGAAGGTCATCCCCACGCTGGTCATCGAACGCATGCCGTTTGTGATGCAGGTGCTCTTTTTTGGTGCACTGCTGTCCGCGCTGAAGTCCACCGCCTCGGCCACGCTGCTGGCGCCGTCGGTGACCTTCGTGGAGAACATCTGGCGCCAGTTCTTCCCGCGTGTGTCCGACAAGCAGGAACTGCGCACCATGCGGATCGCCGTGCTGATCTTCTCGATCTGCGTCTGCGCCTATGCCGTGGCGCTGGAGGGCACGTCCATCTATGAAATGGTGTCCGCAGCCTATCAGGTGACGCTGGTGGGTGCCTTTGTGCCACTGGTGTTCGGGCTGTATTGGAAGCGCGCCACCACGCAAGGGGCCTTGTTCGCCATCGCCCTGGGCGTGGTGGCCTGGCTGCTGTTCCTGGTGACGCCAGCCGGCGAGGTGTTCCCGGCTCAGTTGGCGGGCTTCCTGGCGGCCGTGGTGGGCATGCTGCTGGGCTCGCTGGGGCCGCAGGCCATCCGCAACGTGCACGGATCGCACCACAAGCTCTGAGGCAAAACAGCCACGCCTTGGTGTGGACCGGCCCACGGCCCGAACCCCGCCCGGGGGGCGGGCCGTTGGTCCTCTATATAATTTCCCGTTTTTCACCCAGGCGACCATCATGCCGATTTACGCTTACCGTTGCGGCATCTGCGGCCACGCGAAGGACGTGCTGCAGAAGCTGTCCGATGCCCCCCTGCACACCTGCCCGGCCTGCGGCGCAGAAGCCTTCAGCAAGCAGGTGACTGCCGCCGGCTTCCAGCTCAAGGGCTCCGGCTGGTATGTAACCGACTTCCGCGGAGGCTCCGGCGGCACCAGCGCCCCGGCCAGCGCTGGCGGCGCCGGCGCTGCAGGAGACACTTCCAGCGGCAGCAGCAGTACCAGTACCAGTACCAGTACCAGTACCAGTACCAGTACCAGTGGCGAGAGTGGCGGCTCCTCCGCCAGCAGTGGCGGCGACACGTCCTCCGGGGGCGCCAGTGCCTCCTGCGGCGGCGGTTGCGCCTGCCACTGACCGGAAAGGCCGGACCCAGGCATGAGAAAATACATCATCACCGGCCTGCTGGTCTGGCTGCCCCTGGCGATCACCATCTGGGTGCTGTTGTGGGTGCTGGGCATCATCGACGGTGTCTTCGTCTGGCTGCTGTCAGCCGTCCAGGCGGTCTTGCCGGACTCTGCCCGGGCGTCCATCCGCGAGCTGCACAACATTCCCGGCCTGGGCGTGCTGGTGCTGGTCGCTGCGCTGATGCTCACCGGCATGTTCGTGGCCAACATGTTCGGCCAGTGGTGGTTCCGCCAGTGGGACCGCCTGCTGTTCAAGATCCCCATCGTCAAGAGCATCTACAGCTCGGTCAAGCAGGTCTCGGACACGCTGTTCTCCTCCAGCGGCAACGCTTTCCGTGAAGCCGTGCTGGTCCCTTACCCCCATCCCCAGTCCTGGACCATCGCCTTTGTGACCGGCAAGCCGGCCGGCGAGGTGGGGGACCAACTCGCCACGCTCAGCGGTGCCGCGTCGGAAGAGCATGTGAGCCTGTATGTGCCCACCACGCCCAACCCCACGTCGGGGTTCTTCCTGATGATGCCCCGTTCGCAGCTGCGGCCGCTGGCCATGAGCGTGGACGAAGCGCTTAAATACATCATCTCCATGGGGGTGGTGGCACCGGCCTCGGACGCCCTGTCCGCGCACCCGGCCAAGCAGCCCGCCGCCGCGGAGAGCGCCCGAAATTGACCGGGCTGAGCGCCCTGGCAAGCGCTCAGCCCTGAGGGTCCTTCCGACCCCGCCAGCGCCCATCAGACCCTTTTTTTGGGGCGCGCGCCTGTGTCAGCGTGCCCTGTAGACACCCGATTTCCGGAGAGTTCCATGCGTACCTGTTATGCCGGCCAAGTCAGCGAAAAGCTGCTGGACCAGACCGTGACCCTGATGGGCTGGGCCCATCGCCGCCGTGACCACGGCGGTGTGATCTTCATCGACCTGCGCGACCGTGAAGGCCTGGTGCAGATCGTCTGCGACCCCGACCGCCCTGACATGTTCAAGGTGGCTGAAGGCGTTCGCAACGAATACTGCCTGAAGCTGGTCGGCAAGGTCCGTGCACGGCCCGCCGGCACGGAAAACAGCAACCTGGTCAGCGGCAAGGTGGAAGTGCTGTGCCATGAGCTGGAAGTGCTGAACCCGTCGGTGACGCCGCCGTTCCCGCTGGATGACGAGAACATCTCCGAAACCACCCGCCTGACGCACCGCGTGCTGGACCTGCGCCGTCCGTACATGCAGAACAACCTGATGCTGCGCTACCGCGTGGCGATGGAAGCGCGCAAGTTCCTGGACGAGCACGGCTTTGTGGACATCGAAACCCCGATGCTCACCAAGAGTACGCCCGAAGGCGCACGGGACTACCTCGTTCCGTCCCGCGTGCATGACGGCATGTTCTTCGCGCTGCCGCAGTCGCCCCAGCTGTTCAAGCAACTGCTGATGGTTGCCGGTTTCGACCGCTACTACCAGATCACCAAGTGCTTCCGCGACGAAGACCTGCGTGCGGATCGTCAGCCCGAATTCACCCAGATCGATATCGAAACCAGCTTCCTCACCGAGGAAGAAATCCGCGCGATGTTCGAAGGCATGATCCGTCATGTCTTCCGCAAGGCCCTGGATGTGGAGCTGGGCGACTATCCGGTGATGAAGTACGCCGAAGCCATGTACCGCTTCGGTTCGGACAAGCCCGACCTGCGCGTCAAGCTGGAGTTCACCGAACTGACCGACGTGATGGGCGATGTGGACTTCAAGGTCTTCTCCGGCCCCGCCACGACGCCAGGGGGCCGTGTGGTGGCCCTGCGCGTGCCGGGCGGTGCCCAACTGAGCCGCGGGGAAATCGACAGCTACACCGAGTTCGTCAAGATCTACGGTGCCAAGGGCCTGGCCTGGATCAAGGTCAATGAGCTGGCCAAGGGCCGTGAAGGCCTGCAGTCGCCCATCGTCAAGAACCTGCACGACAAGGCCGTGGCCGACATCCTGGCCCGCACCGGCGCTCAGGATGGTGACCTGATCTTCTTCGGTGCCGACAAGGCCAAGGTGGTCAACGACGCCATCGGCGCCCTGCGCCTGAAGGTGGGCCACAGCGAATTCGGCAAGACCAACGGTCTGTTCGAAGACCGCTGGGCACCGCTGTGGGTGGTGGACTTCCCGATGTTCGAGCAGGACGAGGAAAACAAGCGCTGGGCCGCCGTGCACCATCCGTTCACGGCCCCCAAGGACGGCCATGAGGACCTGATGGCCACCGACCCCGGCGCCTGCATCGCCAAGGCCTACGACATGGTGCTCAACGGCTGGGAACTCGGCGGCGGTTCGGTGCGGATCCACCGTGCTGACGTGCAGGCCAAGGTCTTCGAGGCGCTCAACATCAGCCCGGAAGAGCAGCGCGTGAAGTTCGGCTTCCTGCTGGATGCCCTGCAGTACGGCGCCCCCCCGCACGGGGGTCTGGCCTTCGGCCTGGACCGTCTGGTGACGCTGATGACCAAGGCGGAATCCATCCGCGACGTCATTGCCTTCCCCAAGACCCAGCGTGCGCAGTGCCTGCTGACCGGTGCCCCGTCGTTTGTGGATGAAAAGCAGCTGCGCGAGCTGCACATCCGCCTGCGCAACCCGGCCGCTGCGGCCGAATAAGCCGCGCGGCAGGCCTGCATGTCCGGTGTCCTCCGCCCGGCCGACCGCTGGGAGCGGCTGCTGATGCGCCGTCCGGCGCGGGTGCTTCCGGTGCTGGAACGGGTGGTGGCGGCCGAGCCGGCGCCACCGGCACAGGCCCTGCTGGGCCTGTTTTTCATTCTGGAACGGTGGGGCCGCGGCCCCGAGCTGCAGCACGCACTGGAAGCCGCCCTGGAGCGGGCCCTCGGTCCGTCCAGCGCCGCCTCGCGGGAAGAGGCGGCCGAGCTGAGCGAAGCGCTGGGCCGCTTGCACTACCAGCGTGGCGATTACGTCCAGGCCTGCAATGCCTGGAGCCAGACGCTGGCCCTCACACGCAACGACACCCGCTGGGCCTGTCTGGCCCGCATCGGT
This genomic window contains:
- the sctT gene encoding type III secretion system export apparatus subunit SctT; this encodes MTLTLPDLLVVLQAVILSMARTLGMLMFLPFLSRQHTSVVLRGALALGLSLPVAASLWSPLVAAAPTPALYLVLVMKEAMLGTLLGMLAALPFWAVRGMGTLIDNQRGANAAQQVNPSLQADATLIGELAERGLAALLVQWGLFQTVFTVLTDSHEHWPVLALLPDLSSYQHSILSALAGMVTQALVLAGPVLALLLLVELGLAVVSTAVQGFDVYSSAMAVKTLLALLMLLLVISPVMDWSATEALRWWQEGLAETVGLRLHR
- a CDS encoding GNAT family N-acetyltransferase, encoding MKPALPPLDWRLARPSDVPALTRIYNESVRGGGHSPALVDASEAGVDQVLKESRANRWPLWVLAHGDEIVGWAYLRRIAWGGGACGTVGDLWLYVAQAWHGTGVAMQMARRVHPQILIHGFDTLTCWILGGNRRSLSLVRGCRMQRWAVLPDVVRYGDDRNDLEIWGVRADDPAWQAYMTRLDRRYKRLEARAAARTEAPSAGPTGIPTPNSPAFLTQPLPAASELVG
- the sctJ gene encoding type III secretion system inner membrane ring lipoprotein SctJ; amino-acid sequence: MKPLTSHRWPALLLASVLTLALAACESGAELYGGLSERDANDITAALSDHGIHAQKTAQGKQLFSVTVPSSDFSRSVALLHAVGLPNSSFARMGDIFKKDGMISTPTEERARFLYALSQELESTLSQIDGVVLARVHPVLPERVVPGEPVLPSSCSVLIKHVPGWDTTAYEARVRKLVLASIPGLADTPEKIAVVFVPSEALAVRDQTRAARAEAARAAAGLSSVAPSTSTSATTSTAASTTVGANAMPSRASGSWQGWLIGIAAVIIGVGAPSGWLWWHRRATLRAAMPRPTQES
- a CDS encoding sodium:solute symporter family protein yields the protein MLLTLVILYLLVTIAIGLWAAKRVKNTADFAIAGRHLPLVMIITTTFATWFGSETVLGIPAKFVQTGLNGVVEDPFGAGSCLILVGLFFAAKLYRMTLLTISDYYRERYGRVVEVICSFIIILSYLGWVSAQVTALGLVFNLLSGGAISIPVGMAIGTASILAYTLFGGMWSVAVTDFIQMIILVVGLSIIAWFAADKAGGADKVIALATSQDMFKFLPEPKFHDVVFFIGAAITMMLGSIPQQDVFQRVMSAKDEHAATRGPVIGGICYILFAFVPMFIVVSALIIMPEEAKQLIAEDPQKVIPTLVIERMPFVMQVLFFGALLSALKSTASATLLAPSVTFVENIWRQFFPRVSDKQELRTMRIAVLIFSICVCAYAVALEGTSIYEMVSAAYQVTLVGAFVPLVFGLYWKRATTQGALFAIALGVVAWLLFLVTPAGEVFPAQLAGFLAAVVGMLLGSLGPQAIRNVHGSHHKL
- a CDS encoding FmdB family zinc ribbon protein translates to MPIYAYRCGICGHAKDVLQKLSDAPLHTCPACGAEAFSKQVTAAGFQLKGSGWYVTDFRGGSGGTSAPASAGGAGAAGDTSSGSSSTSTSTSTSTSTSTSGESGGSSASSGGDTSSGGASASCGGGCACH
- a CDS encoding DUF502 domain-containing protein, whose protein sequence is MRKYIITGLLVWLPLAITIWVLLWVLGIIDGVFVWLLSAVQAVLPDSARASIRELHNIPGLGVLVLVAALMLTGMFVANMFGQWWFRQWDRLLFKIPIVKSIYSSVKQVSDTLFSSSGNAFREAVLVPYPHPQSWTIAFVTGKPAGEVGDQLATLSGAASEEHVSLYVPTTPNPTSGFFLMMPRSQLRPLAMSVDEALKYIISMGVVAPASDALSAHPAKQPAAAESARN
- the aspS gene encoding aspartate--tRNA ligase, with the translated sequence MRTCYAGQVSEKLLDQTVTLMGWAHRRRDHGGVIFIDLRDREGLVQIVCDPDRPDMFKVAEGVRNEYCLKLVGKVRARPAGTENSNLVSGKVEVLCHELEVLNPSVTPPFPLDDENISETTRLTHRVLDLRRPYMQNNLMLRYRVAMEARKFLDEHGFVDIETPMLTKSTPEGARDYLVPSRVHDGMFFALPQSPQLFKQLLMVAGFDRYYQITKCFRDEDLRADRQPEFTQIDIETSFLTEEEIRAMFEGMIRHVFRKALDVELGDYPVMKYAEAMYRFGSDKPDLRVKLEFTELTDVMGDVDFKVFSGPATTPGGRVVALRVPGGAQLSRGEIDSYTEFVKIYGAKGLAWIKVNELAKGREGLQSPIVKNLHDKAVADILARTGAQDGDLIFFGADKAKVVNDAIGALRLKVGHSEFGKTNGLFEDRWAPLWVVDFPMFEQDEENKRWAAVHHPFTAPKDGHEDLMATDPGACIAKAYDMVLNGWELGGGSVRIHRADVQAKVFEALNISPEEQRVKFGFLLDALQYGAPPHGGLAFGLDRLVTLMTKAESIRDVIAFPKTQRAQCLLTGAPSFVDEKQLRELHIRLRNPAAAAE